The Spinacia oleracea cultivar Varoflay chromosome 2, BTI_SOV_V1, whole genome shotgun sequence DNA segment TCTAAGTAACATAGGATTCAAATATAAAAGACCTAGCTGCCTGGTTTGCTCAGCTATTCTAAGGGGAGTTTCAATCTCAACTTTGTCCAAATTCAAGTATCATAATATGCTACATATTTAGCTAATCAACTAATCAAAAGTAATAGTCATCCATACTATTGACATGAACAATCAAGTTAATGATACACAAGGTCAGCACCCAATTTCATAACTCATCAAGAAGTTCCTTATTTTCTCATTCCTTAATTGTAATCATGTGAGCAATCATGCATCACTACATCATCTAATCAGTAATTCAGTATACAACTCCAATAACTAATCATTTTGCCGCAGTAAAAATGATCCTAAATACAAAGTAATgagcaaaaaataaaacaaaatactcTTTTCACTAACACAATATGATAGGAGACAGATGATTTACCTAGAAGCAACCACATTGCTTCTTCCATCCCTCGCTTATTCCTGCAACCAAAAATCACAGCCCATCGCAAATTCAGCTCTGCGAATCGGTCCCGAACAACTTCATCCTTGAAAGTGGAGACCTCAAGTACCCTTCAACCTCATATTTCTTGGGTGAAAGCTCTCTATACTTGGCAAATTGTTCTCTAGCCTCAGTGTTTCGATCAAGCAAGCTATAAATCATCCCTTTACAGAAATAAGGCCTAAAATCTTTAGGATCCTCCTTGATTAATTCCTCATAATTTTTCAATGCTTCATCCACATTCTTATGCAAGAACTGAATTTGAGCAATGATCAACCTTACATCCCTAGCTTCCTTCGCCTTATTCTCATCCATAGCAATGCTTAAAGCCTGCTCTAGCCTTGCAATCACGTTATCGCTTTCGCCAGAGCGGTCCATCAGCAAAGCATTCTCAAACAATGCCTCAAAAGAAAGAGGATTCAATGCCAAGATATCCTCAAATGCTTCTCTAGCTTCCTGGGTTTTCGCCATTTCACTCAATAACCTCGCCCTTAGAAATTTCCACTCCATTTCAAAAGGTTGAGCTTCTACCAATTTACCCAGAATATTCAATGCCTCTTCATCTTCCCCAATTTCAAGTTTTTTCTGTAATAAGCTCCACAAATTATCCACAAATTCGGAATTAGATTCCAATAAGTGAGACAAGGGCGATTTCGCTTCAGACCCACTTTCAATTTCATTCAAATTATCAACTTTTTCTTCCTCCACCGTGGATTCTTCTACAGTTGGTGCCGACAGCTCCGCCTTCGCGGGCATTTCCTTGAATTTGGAGGCCATTAAAGTGGCTGCCACCGTTAAAACCACCGTTTTAGCAGCGGTGGAAAGAGTTCGGGAAAATGGGGTTTCTTTGTTGTACCCATTTGAAGGATTAATGTTAGGATTAGAAGAAAAACTAGCAGTAATGGAGAGCTTGGAAGAGGGTTTAAGCGGGgttgttgaggagagagaaaatagggtTGATGGAAGAAGATGGTTGCAGTTGGATTTGGGGAGACGAAGGAAAGAAGAGGATATGGCTATGGCGGAATCCATTAGATGAGTGTTGCGGAGTGTtcggagagagaaagagagacagAGGTAGGTGAAGCTGCACCAGTTTCAGGGGGAATTAAAAATGAGGGAGGTTTTAGGTgggggtggggatggggatggaatGGGTTTTGCCGTTTTGGGGGTAGGTGAGACTCGTGATAGAAAGGGGAAAAGTAACCTAAATTATCAATGGGGCAATAGTCAATGTCAATGGAGCTTAAGCTCAGAGCATTGTTAATGGTGTGTAATATTTTTGTATTTGGGGAAAAATAGGAGGAAAAAGTCAAATTTAAGGGATTAATGGTTTGCAAAATCAATTTTGCCCTTGGAGAGTGCAAAAtcaaaaatcccttagcatggAAATTTTTTAGATTTGGAGTGAGAAAATTCACCCAATTTAAATCCGTCATGTAgcattatataaaaaaaatcatgtaATGATTATTATTCAACGAGAATTTGTTTATATTTATGattcataaaataataaaataaaattactgTAAAAATTCAAGATCTACAAATAGACATCCACTTTGATATAATTTAACACactttttttcatttctctctctaatttgcttatttacaactatatgtaccaaaaatttaattacttattttctaatttttgttgttgttattactattattgttgttgttggagagttttttttttgctcatggATAAGAGAGGGATGGAAGATTTTCTTTTTGctaatgaaaaaaatgaaaaagatgAGTGAGAAAGTGAGTAGAGAGAGAAGAGTGATGAGTTTTCCCCCCATAATTAACAATTGTCTTATGGAGATATACTCCGTAGGTTGGTGGAGTAATTGAGTCATTTGGGTGACAAGTCTAAAACCTGACTAGACCGGAATACATGACATGTTAAGTGTCCAGTCTCCGATCCGTGGAGTTTCTAAATTTCGATTTTGGTATGACTAGTTGTTGCGGTCCCCCAAGTTATCAAAATCAAATGGCAAAACCAACTATGTCATGGATAGAACAATAAGACATTGAATACATGATGGCCGCTTGTTACGTAAATATGTTATGCATGCTAATAGTAGTTTATATCAAAACCTAACACCCAAAACAAAGCACCTGATCAGCTTCCGAAAAGTTGCAAATGAAAGAGGCCGAGATTGGTTAAAAGGTCTGTTATATTAAGTTAACCCCATATACAATGCCATAAAAGCTTAAAAACAGCTTCATCCTCACATATACCACACAATATTTATCGAACCAGTATATTACACATTACTGAAGGCGTATGTTCGCAAGTCTCAACTCAGTTGCACACTGAAGAATCAAGATTCTAAAAGCAAATCAAAGGTGTGCTCCCATGTCAACTTTAATAAGAAGAGGAAACCAAATGACAGATGCAATTTTTTATATTCAGTGGCTCTCAAAGTGCAGGTTATAACACATTATGTCAAACAGACGACAAGAACAGTTCTAAGAACAAATTGAAGTAATCATTATAGTGCCCGGCCTCTAAAGTCTTACCAACTGATAAAAGGAGGAAAGAATGAGTACATGACGTCTGAACACGTCTGAACAAAATATAGAGAAAAAGGCATCAAATAGGTTCATCCCTTAGTCTCACATTCTTCAGAATTTAGTTAATTCACGTGAAGAAACACAACACACTGTAACTAAATGTGCCATTTCCTTGTCCTATGTGTGTTTGTATCAGACACATTGAAAATTTCATCAAGATGAAACAAAATTTAGACTATATATTCGAAAAAAATGAAGAGTAAGGGGATGCTACCAGCAACTGTAACCTGTAAGGTAGGTATAAATTTTCATTTAACCTTTTACCTATCATCACTTTGCAAAATGTGGATTTATAAATAATAGTCCCATTTAAGTATTTAACATCATAATACTCAAGTATGAAGGATAAGCTAAAAGGTCGCAGTTCCAAACAAATTCAACCTGAAGTTCACTATCATAATGCCAAACTATACCATCATATATACAATTTGCTGATAGTGGGAGATAGCTCAGCTGGTTAAAACTTCTCTCCCGATTTcaggtgatcctgggatcaattctcatccccgccattgtggctcatttgcacacaaaatatatatatatatatatacaatttTCTAATCATTATTGGTACGCTATATAGACTGCAATTTTCAGGATGATACTTAAAAGAGACATTTGATGAAAGTCTATCAGCATTCAATCAGACGTATGAATCAATTACCTTGTCTCGGACTCTCAGCATCACTAATTCGCTTCACTAATTTACCTCACTATCATCAGAATTTGGCATCATTGCAGGACCATAAATTACCAATCCCTtccgccccccccccccccccccccccccccccaaaaaaaatcaGCTCTATAATATTAGCCTCAACCGCCTAAAATGGAGAAAAACAGTTACATTTGCATCAAGCATCAAGTTTAGAGAAAACCACTCAAGTTAGGCAATTTTCCTAGGGATTCGGATTTCTACTGGCCTGCAGTTCAATAAGATCACCAGTACACCATCATAGCGATTTGTCATAATTACGAACTAAGAGCCAGCTACACTCTAAACCAAATATAAACTTGTAACCCCTAAAACCCAACAACTCACGGTTCACAACATCCAAAGCATGTTATCTAACAAAGAAAGATTTTAAATTGGGGTAGACCGGGTAGTTGACTATCTGATCTTAAAGATATGTTGAAGAATCAATGAATCTACTCAGTAAGAAATGAGACAGCAGCAAGCAGTCAAACACAATCAATTAAGCAACTAAATCAGACCTGAAGAAAGCTTCCATCAAACCCAAGTTCCATATGAAAACATCAAAAACATGCGAAAACAAAAGCAAGGATTAGTACCGCcaccaaacaaataaagaagagTGATGATTCAATTAAAAAGTTTACCATCCATCAAATAGAGGACAACATGGCTTGCCCGGATAGCAAGGATGCTTTGGCTGTGGACCAGGTTCTCTAATAGGGATCCATCCTTAAACCCAATTTGACACCGCTCTTTGACAAGAGTTCAGGGAATACAGTCCAGGGCACCAAGCATACCCCATCTAGAGTTGATGACCTTGAGCTCACGGTTCCTGGCGGAGGTTTCAGGGGTCTGTTGATAAGCCAGCAGTATCCCAGCCATAGGAATTCACCAGTAAGGTATGCCAAGGTCTTGTCTGAGAAGGGGCCCAAGTACTTGGGACGGTCAGGACTGTACCTGCATTTTAATTCCAGATGTTATTACTCTTCATATCAAATAAAGAGAAAGCAACAAGCAAATAACTCTTTTTCCGATAAAGTATGGAGCTAATTGATCATATTTTTATCCCTTTATTAATTGtcagttttaattttattctttGCATATAAGAGAATTAGTTGCAACTTGTAGGTGATCTAATCAAAATAAGTGAGAAACTACTGTCTCCATCTACAAccggaaacagaaaaaaaaaaaaaatcttacagCTTGCGAGTATTGAAAGCATGTACATAATCATTGCATCCAACATAGAGTTGAAAATTTTAGAAAGCTGAGGTATATATCTCAGCTCTTTCGCCTACTAATACCTTTTGTCATTTGTTTTGTCAGCTTCTGCTAAAAGATACAAAAAAAGGTTAACATAAATAGGTGAGAGGTTTATGGATAAGACACGATTTAATACCAAGAAGATAATCACCAAAATGTTACCCAAAATTTAGCAACTTCACAAATTAGCTCCAATGCATGACCAGCAAACTAAAACATCCAGCAAGAAACTTAAAACCGCAAAGGAGGGAGGGGAGCACCAACCAATAGTTGACAATAATGAAATTGATTTATTGATTAAATTACCCCAATTAAAACCCTTAAATTTCGGATTATGACAACTCAAAACAAGAATTGCATTAAGATAAAAAACAACTCATAAAGCTTTAGATTGTGAAATGGAAAAGGGGAGAGGGGAGAGAAAACCTCAACCAATGGCATGATCTCTAATAGAAGCATGACGCAAGAACGACAAAACCTCCATAGTTCTAAAAGCAACAGAAGACCGATGTTTACTGAATACATCTTCAAAGGAAGGCCTACCTTCCTGAAATCATCATAAGCATACAAACTAAAGTAattctcaaaataaaataaagaggaaGAATGTTAACCTTGAACCAAATCTCAAAACTAACAACTAACAAGTGAGAAGTTCTCACCATCAATTAAAGAAGAAAAATGAGAAGTTTAAGATATCCTACACGAAGCTGGATCAAGACCCCACATTGGACTTCTGGCCCTGTTTCTCGGAATTCAATCCCTTTCGTACTTTTGTTATACCCCAAAGACAAACCCTAAGTTTCAGAAACTCTGCATAAATACTAAATCAGATCCTTCAACCTAAACCTAATCTGGAGAGAACAGTGATGAACTAAGAGAAATTGCCATATACGATTGATGGATCATGGAACCAACTCAAAGGGTCATCAAACACAACTTCTATAACCTTCGATAAACTAATTCCCACCCAGAAATCAACTTAAAAATCGAATCATAAACCTAAAAAGAAACCAACATTCAACTTCTAGTATGATTAACAACATCCCTTTACCCTACAACGTATTGTACATACTGATATATTGTAATTAAGTGGCATAGCCTAGCTGCCTAGGTTAAAGAAAATATGTAAACTCAAGATTCAATCAAACAAACTAAACTCAAAAAGAAATCGAAAAGAACTCTCTCCTAGAAATTCAATCATTCGACAGCAATCAATTTCATaataaagaaaaatacaaaGTTACCTGAGAAATCAAGGTAGAAGATAAAAACATTGGATAGAAATGGAAAAAATTCCACGAAAAATGAATATAAATACCTCAGAAAAAGGGAAAATTACTTCTGCGCTGCAAATATCCAGCTACAAACTACTAAACTAAAATTTATTCAGCATCAAAATTGCATTGTACATAGTACAGTACTAAAAGTTACTAACCAACAGACGACTCGCACCGTATCACATTATCACATAAACACATTGCTTGCCATTATGCTCCTCCAAATGTAGGGAAGAAACAAAAGGAAAGATACAATGAAGatcaaaaaaatgaaaacacAACATAAACATCAACCAGTAATCATGGTTCCAGCCCCTTCATCAGTCAAAACTTCCAGCAGTAGGGAATGTTGAACCCTACCGTCGATTATACTTGCTGTCCTAACTCCCTGAGCCAGTGATCTAATACAACAATTGACTTTCGGGATCATCCCACCAGCAACCTTCCCTTCTGAAACCATCTTCCTTACCCCGGCAATATCAATCTCCTTCACTAAACTACTCGGATCATCTTTATCTTCCAAAATCCCCGCAACATCAGTTAACAATATAAGCTTTTCAGCACCCAAAGCAGCTGCAAGTTCCCCTGCCACAGTGTCTGCATTGATGTTATAAGACTGTCCTTTCTCGTCGGCTGCC contains these protein-coding regions:
- the LOC110789252 gene encoding protein SLOW GREEN 1, chloroplastic, with the translated sequence MDSAIAISSSFLRLPKSNCNHLLPSTLFSLSSTTPLKPSSKLSITASFSSNPNINPSNGYNKETPFSRTLSTAAKTVVLTVAATLMASKFKEMPAKAELSAPTVEESTVEEEKVDNLNEIESGSEAKSPLSHLLESNSEFVDNLWSLLQKKLEIGEDEEALNILGKLVEAQPFEMEWKFLRARLLSEMAKTQEAREAFEDILALNPLSFEALFENALLMDRSGESDNVIARLEQALSIAMDENKAKEARDVRLIIAQIQFLHKNVDEALKNYEELIKEDPKDFRPYFCKGMIYSLLDRNTEAREQFAKYRELSPKKYEVEGYLRSPLSRMKLFGTDSQS
- the LOC130467687 gene encoding chlorophyll a-b binding protein, chloroplastic; its protein translation is MFLSSTLISQEGRPSFEDVFSKHRSSVAFRTMEFAGHALELICEVAKFWVTFWYSPDRPKYLGPFSDKTLAYLTGEFLWLGYCWLINRPLKPPPGTVSSRSSTLDGVCLVPWTVFPELLSKSGVKLGLRMDPY